The Synechococcus sp. RS9916 DNA segment TTGTGGGAGCAGCAGGTGCAGCAGGTCTCCTGCTGTTTGGACTGAGGCCGGTGTTCCGCATCAACATGAGGAAGGCCGCCTTCCCTGGTGGAAAGACGGCCTAAGTCGCTCGTTCGTGCATGGTTCAACCCCGTCACGTCTTGAGGAAGAGAGGAAGGGTCGAAGCGTTCTGGCGTTGGCAACCCTGGGGCCATGACGTCCAGGTGTGGGGCTGATGGAGCTCCGGGGCACCTATGGCGAAGAACTCAGCCTGAGGCGGTGCAGTGGAGTGTCGATTCGCGTGGCGTACCGGAAAAGCAATGCCTGCGAAAGGACCAGCCTCACGGGTGGGTGGAAACTGTTGGAGCAGGGGCCAGAAGTCAGTCTGCTTCTGGGTGTTGCTCAGGTGGAGTGTCGGCTGTCATCAGCGCCTCCGATCTCGATGCAGTCACTTTGCGCTGGTTCTGGCGGCCTGCCTATCCGTGTAAAGGCGCATTGCCATTGAATGGAAAGGGCCCGAAAGTCAGAGCGGCGTGCCTGATGCCATTCCCGCTTTTGATCTCGCGCCCGTTCCGATGCTTCTTGTTGCTCGTGAGCTTGCTGCTGCTGGCGGCGTGCGGAGGGGATGGATCGGAGGCTGAGGCTGAGCGGCAACGCGCCGCGGCGCAGGCACGCATTCAGCGTTGCCTTGAAGCCACAGGGGGGCGGATGCCAACCCTGTTTGCGATCGACTCATCGGATGAGCCCGCCATTCGCCCCACCCCCGCGCCTTGCCGCGGGATAGAGCGGCAGGCGCAGCAAGCGGTGTATGCCAAAACGATGCAGGATTGCACCAAGGCCACAGAGCTTCTGTCCGACCCTGCCTCTTCGCAGCCGGAGGAACAACGCCGATGGGCGCAGCAGCAGTTGCGCCGGTGTGTCGGGAGTGATCCCAAGATCTTTTATTGGTAGCGGCCTGCGATCAGGCCCGTCAGCTAGAGCAGCCCTCTGTGCTGGATGAAGCGCTGAATCATGGCCCAGGAGCCCAGGGTCACCTTGAGGGCCACCAGCAGGTTGAGAAGGGGAATCCAGCCCCCGCTCAGCAGACTGCCGAAGCGGCCCATCCCGGGGCTTAGGCCCTCCAGGGAGAGGAAGGCCAGCACCACAAAACTGATCACGGCGGCTTCTTCCCAGCGGTTGGCGGATCCCCGTTGGTGGAGTCGATCCCGTTGCTGGCGTCCGCCGCTGATCAACACCAGGCCGATGGCGGTGCCACCGGCCACCCCAGCGGCAAATCCCCCTCCCGGACTGAGGTGACCGCGCAGAGCCGTTTCCACAGCCACCAGTGCTGCCAGGGTGGCCACCTGCTCACAGACCACCCGGGACGGAATGTCGGTGAGGGTGCGGATGCGTTGACGCACGGGTTCGGCCCCGAGCATCTGCCGCACACCGATCGAGGCCAGGGTGAACACCAGCACTTCGCCGATGGTGTCGAACAGACGGGTGTGCAGGATCACGCCCGACACCAGATTGGGGATGCCGCTCTCCTTGGCTAGCTCCTGGATCAGAGGTGCCATGCCCCCCACCGGTGCGAACGGACCCGCCAGTGGTGCCAGTAGCAGGGCTACGGCGGAGAGCACATAGAGCCAGATCAT contains these protein-coding regions:
- a CDS encoding Na(+)/H(+) antiporter subunit B, which translates into the protein MIWLYVLSAVALLLAPLAGPFAPVGGMAPLIQELAKESGIPNLVSGVILHTRLFDTIGEVLVFTLASIGVRQMLGAEPVRQRIRTLTDIPSRVVCEQVATLAALVAVETALRGHLSPGGGFAAGVAGGTAIGLVLISGGRQQRDRLHQRGSANRWEEAAVISFVVLAFLSLEGLSPGMGRFGSLLSGGWIPLLNLLVALKVTLGSWAMIQRFIQHRGLL